From the genome of Pirellulales bacterium:
TGATCAACAACCTCAACCCTCATCGAACCGCCACCGTTGACGTTTTTCGCGCTTGCAAAAAACGACCGCTTGCGGTGCGGAGATGGGGGGCCGTCAATTGCTTAACTACTGCCTCTTGACCAAGCTAGAAAAGGGTGGGACTGGCCTGCGCAAAACCGATGGCTGGGGGGCGGTTAAGTTATGCGAGTTTTGTTCCGGATCGTGTTTGCCACCAGCTAAAGCTGGTGGCAGACCGTCGAAGCCCGGCTGAAGCCGGCTCGTGGACACATCCGCGCCAGGTTTCGCGCAACGTCGGATTCCGGAACAAAATCAGATCGCAACATCCCATTCAAAAAACCTTCCACCATCGGGAAGCCGTTGGGCATTAGGCATCGCTCGACGATCGCGCCTAACTCTTGACGCCTCGTACGGTCAAGCCTTCTGCAAATCCCTCATCAGCGGTTCAAGATACGCCACCGTGCTCTCCATGCTCCGCAACTCCAGGTAGTCGTCTTCAGGGATCTGCACGCGATAACGCTTCCGCAGCTCCATCACGATGTCGAGAAAATCCATGCTGTCCAGCTCGAGCTGCTCGCGAAACGGCACATCGTCTTTCAATTGGCTCAGGTCTTCGTCGGGTGCGATGTTCGACAAAATGTCGAGAACGGCCTTACGAATATCGACGGTGGTCATAGAGCGGGGATTGGGATTGGGGTTCGGGGATTGGGCGTCAGACCTTGCTGACGATCAACACGGAATTGATGCCCAGCATGCCGAACGAGTTGTTGAGGATCGTCCGCGCACGCGGCAGCTCGCGCGGTTCGTTGATGACGAGACCGTCGAGGGTACAGTCAGGATCGAGCTCGTCGACGTTGATGGTGGGGTGGCAAACATGGTCGTCGAAGGCGGGCAAGTTGCCGGCGAGCTCTAACGCCCCGGCCGCTCCCATCGCATGGCCGATGTAGCTTTTGGCGTTGTTGAACGACGTGCGGCCGGAGGCATGGAACACGCGCCGCAGGGCCTGGCATTCCTGGGCGTCGCCCGAGGTGGTGCCCGTGGCGTGGGTGCTGACGATATCGATCTCGTCGGGCGACAGCTTGGCGCGTCGCAGGGCGCGGTCGAGGCATTCGGCCTGGCGCTGCGG
Proteins encoded in this window:
- a CDS encoding acyl carrier protein; this encodes MTTVDIRKAVLDILSNIAPDEDLSQLKDDVPFREQLELDSMDFLDIVMELRKRYRVQIPEDDYLELRSMESTVAYLEPLMRDLQKA